Below is a window of Carettochelys insculpta isolate YL-2023 chromosome 4, ASM3395843v1, whole genome shotgun sequence DNA.
TATGTTCTGGAACTGGCTGAACTCCTATACTTTTGAACTTTTTCTGGCATACTCGTATATACGACATCGTTCCaacagcaaagccaaagaaaccgGCCACTGTACAAACAGATTACAAAATATTGTTAATTCAAGAGTAAAATACTATCATTTGTCCTTTTTACAGTAAATTGCATTTATCTAGGCCTTCTCCTCACACAGTGCTTTATAAACATATATACAGAACATGCTTTAACAGTGGCAAGTTCTGTAATCACTGAAATGCAACCATATGAGCAGTGAAACACTACAGCTGGTTAAGAATGCATAGCAACACTACATAACATTTTAGATGTGAAAAAGactactacacacacacaaatttgcaGCTGAAATTTAGACAAGGAGTGTTATAACAGCCCCTGGTGAAATACAACAAAAACTTAATAGTGCTGATACCCCCTACCTTTGCAAAATGCCCCACGGTATTTTGATTATTACAAATTCAGTTTAAGTCATGCCTTCCTATGTTACTGCCTTCCTTAATACCACTGGTCTCTGGTTCAATACTCATTCAAAAAGAAAAACTACTTCTGGCAATTTGTTGAATTTTCTGTGGTGGTCTTACATCCAAGGTACAAACCAGATGAACCCCTTTTGAAAACAGATGAGATCACACCATTTAAACAGTGTAGTTAGATTTTGTAAATGCAGTACAAAACAATTCCCATGCAAAcaatttttaacaaaaatgttCAAAAGTAATACACACAGGATAAACTGAATTTGTATCATATTTATTATTATgtatagtatttttttaaattttatttttctctcgCCTCTATTAGGTCACCGCTATAATAATTAGAGACCATAACGAGGCTGGGAGCTTGTTATGGTAGTGCCAGGGCCTTCCTGCTGTATATCATGTAACTAACGACAGTAGCTGCTTCACAATATAAAAGACTAGACATAATAGGTGGATAAAATAAGCAAGGCtctgagaggagagagagaacaagagaaCAAAATTGTAGGATTTTGTAGTAGAGACTATGTGCCCAATGAGACAATCAGCTGCCCAAACTCACCATTGACCTAGCCATGAGCAGATGGCAGAAATCCATATACATTATAGAAAACTGAGATGTAATGAAGCAGATTTTGATTGGGAGTTTGTCCCACAAGAAGAAGGTACTTGTGGAAGAAGGAGATGAGCAAACCATCAAGGATGGTGTTATGGACAAGTCGCAATAAAAATTGTACAGATAGGAGAATTAAAAACAGAATATATAGTTTTACTGAAAAACACTTCATAAAACAAGCTTTATTTAATAATTAGCTTGTAAACTTAGTAGAATCCTATTCACCTAAACTGTTATTGTGATACCTTTTTTGTTCCAATAAACAGAATTTTGGATAGCTGATCTTCAGTAGAACAAGAAGAAACACAGCACACAAAGCAAGTATGGATGGTGGAGGTTTGGAGAATTCAGATTCTGCAGTTAATAACGATCTCCCCAAACTtgtctttccttttaaaataaaactactgACTTACATGCAACTTTAGGTAATGATCCAAATCTTGGGTTTGATGGGAGTAAGTCTAAAATAAAACAATAGATGAGAATAACTATCCACTTGAGAAACTCATGATCATCGAACAAAAAAGTAGTCTTTTTCTAATAAGCCTCTCTCATTTCTCAGAACAAGGATTAAAAATCTGCTAGATTTGATTTATGAAAATATACCATTCCCCAAACCCTCTGGTAATTCCCAGCACAGTTATTTGTGTGGTAATAAGGTAGTGTCAGAGAAAAAAAACTTTGTGCTGCCATGTGGGGGATTGGATTCCAGGTTTCCCATTCAATGTCTTTATCTCTGGGCCACCACAAGCTGGGAAATAGCTCCTGGGACCCTTTTGGTCAATTATCAGTCTAGTAATAACTGTCACCCAATAGATGCAATTATCCTCTTTAATAGGAAGAAGTCACTTTTTGACATTTGGGCTTTTGAGGGAAGAGGATAAGGTTCATGAACAGCGGAGAAAATGGAAAGTTTTTCACCACTCCCCCCCCAATTTACTAATGTGATAATAGTGATTTCTTCCTGATATCAGTTTTGTAGCAACATGTAGTCATGTACTACAAGCTGTGCACACTCACCTGACCCCATGAGACAGCAAATCAAAATATATTTGAAGGCTTTTTCCACATAATCCCCCAAATGCCTGCAGAACCCTCCAATTTTCCTGTTTACATCCCCTTCACCCACACAAGTTCACAAGCGGCAGCCACCATTCCGGACATTGTCTAGAACATGTTAAAAATAGCCAGGCAGGATGACCGATCATAAAGGTGTGATGTGACTGCTGTATATAATCCAGCCAATCAAAGAAGGGGTCAAAATGAGCCAGTCTTGTATTTTGTGCCAACACTGTTTGGTGACCCATCTGGATCTGCAGAATTTAAactcacattttaaaagattataCTAGAAAGGGCTGAGTCTGTCAAAGGAGTGAGACAGTAGCTCTGAGGGCAACATGATGACCCCTTTCAGTGAGATGAAAGACGCTAAATACAGCAGAACCACTGCATTAGTGGGGTAGGAAATCAGGGAAGGGACAGAAGGAGGGTGACAGTGTCAGGCTATGCCAACGAATTCCACACAGAAGAGTTTGGTGGCAGAGCAAACACACAGCAGTGGACAGTTGATCCACCACTCCAGATTCACATAACATAGGGAATGCATGGAAGACTCAGCTTCTCTGAAGCCAGTGAGCTGCAGTATACTCAGTGGAGTGGCCAGGCAACCAATTTGTGCCAACTGTTAGATTGTGGGGAGGAGGATTTCTTTTCCTCTAGCCTCTATTAGGTCCCCCTGCAAAGCCCACTTATTTTCACTTTGGCCATGTGTTCAACATCTCTTTCGTCCCgtaccctcaggatctgaccagtgccagatgagagaatttgccggacaacaggaggtcaatattgtctagcatatgaccaacacttccaccgcttactgggctctcagaagacatttaagggtaaattacagctaaataacagtacagaacactgagagccaggactggtggctgtaaacaaactttatgggatcatgggaaacgtggccacacgcatgataaggggtcatccagctaattgaaatcatgctggattacggacaGTGCTGGCAAGAGAGtccaggatgagagaggttcaacctgttgttgCTAAAAGAGGTATAAGTTGCCCCGTTCATCTCAAATAAAGCATGGTAATGGCCATTTAAAATTAGCATTCTTAACTGCTTTACTGCGAATCATTTTAGCACAAATACCCAACAAATGGAGAAGTGTggaaagaggagtctgccatggGATGAGACACCCAGAAAGTAGTCTGCATCTCCTCCATGCACGTGCAGAGTGCAACCAGGCTGATTCACTACAGAAATACCACAGGATACTCTTCTGTGCAGATTACAAGGTGGTTCTACAAGATCTCCCTACCCTCCCATTTGGCCAGTACTTCTTTGCATTGAGCCATGTGTTTAAGTTAGCATACAGTCATTATAAAAACATTGACAACACTTTCTAGGAGCCATAAATTAGAGCTACAAGGTCAGACTCTAATATACATATGTGGACTAGTACCCAACTCCACAATGAGCCCTAACGCTCAGTGATGCTCCTTGGTTCCAGAATATAAGCATGACAGATTCAGGCCCCTAGTGCTTGGAAAGCTATGAATTCAAAAGGAAATATTCAGAATGAGTTGTGGCAATGCCTGGTTATTAAATCATTACAACTGTGATGACACCAAGGGGGAAGAAAGTTCAAATATGAGAAGCAGCAAGCTCTAGAAAATTCTGAATTCAGATCAGAATGACTTAGTTCATTTCTGAAATCCTACACCTACCATTGTAGATCAGCCCTTGAGTGAGGATCATGCTTCCTAGAGACAAGGGAAGACCtggaaaaaacaacacaaaaaattCAGAATTGTGAACACTACTGCTGACTGGCTGAGAATTCTGTACTTCTTTTGTGTGTATTATCCTGTGTTCTCCACCCCAGCTTGCTTGTCTCATTCATATATTATGTCTACTTTTAGAccataagctctttgggacaaggACTGCcattgtttgtacagcacctagtacaatgGAGCCCATGCTGGTTGTGGCCTCATGGTGCCACTGCagtacaaataaaaacaaactgaaTGACCATAGTACAAGGTGAACCTCTCTTGGCCGTCACCCTCTGGATTTGATcaatgccagacgagagaatttgccagaccacgggaagtcaatgttgtcttgcacataaccaacacttccactgcttaatgggctcctagaagacatttaggcgtaaattacagctaaatagcagcccagaatactgagagccaggactggcggctgtaaacaaattttatgggtctatgggaaacttggccacacacatgataagtggtcatctagctaactaaaatcatgctggattacagatgttgctggacaagagagttttggattagaggggttcaacctgttgCATGTCCCCTGAAGGTAGCAAATCTAAACTGTATCTGACCCTGACAGCAATTTGATTCAGTGATGAAACCCTTAAAAGCTTTCCAAATGTTTTTCTTTCAGGCTGATCACATTTAACATTGCTGCCTGGCCAGCTCTACTCTCAATGGGCAATGGCTTTTGGTTTCATTGTTGAAATTAAATAGAAACCTTgttattttcatgaaaaaaactCAAAATCAGGATTATGTatgagaaagaaaatgaaaagcatcTCTTGGGTGAAAGTTACAGATTTAACTATAGTGACATCAGCTAATAATTAATTATTAACAATTAAGGGAACAATTCTGCCAGTTTTATTTACATTGTGTCCCTTTTTGTGCAATTAATCCCACTGATTTAACAGTAAATACTACTCAACATAAATAAGGATGACAGAATTAGATCCTAATAATTCTCTGTCAAATAAGTTTTTTAAGTGTTAAAGTAATTGGCAAGTCATGCAGCAGAATTTAAAGTAGTCATTCAGCTAAAAATACATCAGGTGCTGATTCTCACTGGGATAAGAACTGAGTTACCTACCTCTGTACCAGAAACTTTCACTTCTACATTCTTGACGGATTCTTTCTATTTCTTTACTATTGATGTGAGTACCTGCGATTGGACAGTGGAGCACAGACTGAAAAGAGAAATCTTTTATTAGCTTACTGATTTTTATCTTAGAGGaccatttttaaacaatttaagATGAATTAAAAATCGTTACTAATACATGTAAGTGAGGGGAAAGGTATTTTTCTTTCATAAGAAATGCAACACCCCCCACCATgtccaaaaacacacacacaccctcccgtCCCTAGTTAGCAAATCAATCAAATATTTGATATTTCTGGAGCAGAAATGTGAAGTACTGTTCTGGTTTCCAACCAAAACCATGCCATCCCATCTGAAACATCTCGCCTGCAATCAGAGCCATCCTTGGGGTATGGCGCTTTGGGATAACCGCCCCAAGCCCTCCAACTTTAGGAGGCTCCATGAGCTGGGGCTGGAACAGTCACCACACTTGCCAGAACCTCTCCACTGCCTTCAGAACCTCCTGCCTTCCACCAGACCCTGTGGATCACTCCAGCTCACTCCCTCCCAGCGCCTACTGCACATCAGCTCTTGTGGGGTGTCAGGAAGCACGGGGGGAGAGAAGcgagggcacagcatgatcagggAAGGGATGGAACTGGGTGGAAATAAGTGGGAAAGGGTGagaaggggtgaggtggggttttaggggaagaggaggagaggtgGTGAAATGTGGACAGAGCCAGGGGGAGCACCTCTTGGCAAAAGAAACTTGTTGCCTACGTCCCAGGCCCTATATCCCTATGGGACAGCCCTGCCTGCAATAGTTTAGTTATTAATTTTATACAGGCagtatattattttatttatcttaATTCATTTCTTCTGGCCAGCCACATTTCTTTAGCTGATATTCACGGATTGAACTGGGAGGAGAAAGAGGACAGCACTGCTCTGAGGTCCCCCCACAAAATAAACTCCACCCACTTGAGACGTCCAAGTGAGAACTCATTCTTGGTTGACTGTGCAGATATTAAATTATGATCGCACATGCCCTCCCCAGCGCTGCAGCCGTCACACCCACTCTGTGCCATCCCCCTAAACCTGAGGGTCGACTGGGCTCCTCTGGCTGAGTTTCTCCACAGTAGGACTCAGTTATCCCACTGGATTTCGTTAAGGTCTGTGGATGTCATTCTCTGATGGTGAAAGAAAATCTGGTGATACTCCATCACCCCCACCCCGTAATAGCAGCAAAATGCCAGTTACTAGAAATGGGGTTTGTCCCTCTCTCTTCTTTGTTGATCGGTgaaaggaggggagaggaggggaagggagggacaggGCTAGTCTATtctccttgtccagccaggaagggagctgcagcagaggggcaggagcagcacagcatcAGGGCACCTGTGGTGCAGCAGGTTGTGATGCACCTCCCTTTTGGGGAtcccagggagggagaagggatgCCTATGGGGTACAGAGCGAGGGAATCGGGGCTGGATGCGGCGCACAAAGCGGAAGGCCCTAACATTCCTTCCCCCCAGTGAAGCCTTCAGCCAGCTAGGAGGGGTtgaggagcggggggtggggggcggggcaggcaggggctcctaGGAAGGGACAGCAGGGGGTTTCCTTGAAGGGATGAGGCTgtgaggaggtgggggcatgaACTATCAGGAGGAGGGGGAGCGAAGGCACAGGCTTCTGCTTTCTTAGCTTTCTAATGGTTGTAAAAAAATATCATCAAGTTTTCTTGAATTGAACTAACTCCCTGAGGTGCTGCTACAACTGTATATGGACACTACACAGGTTAGGCATAATCACTCTCTTGTACAGCACAGGTACACAGTTGTAGCAACACCACAGAGACTTAGTTCTATGGAAGAACACAATTGCTACTTTGCTATTTTTCTATCTGGCTGCACAGTAGAGGTTTTACAGCTGTTTTAAGTGTCCAGTAACTAACGTGAAATGCCTGGTGGAAATAACTTGGGGATATCCTCCTGGGCATTCACAGACCCCACAATTCCTCCCTCTCTATTCCTCACGACAAAGACAACCCTATACTACCTACAGCTCATCTTACTCAAGTGATAGGGAAAAAGTTCCTGGAGTTACTTTGAGGAGATACACACTAAGCAACAGGACACAGAAAAAACTTTCCTCATGAAAGTGAATTTCTTCATTACTAATAAAATTGGTACATATACTGGGGAGAGCATGTTGGCTTCCATCAATGCTGGATTAGCAGGCAGCAGGTAATAGGTTTCATACCTAGGCTTCAAAGGAGCTGAGAGTATAAGTGACAGACCCTAAGGGAGGGGACCGGAATAGGCACTCTCCTGAGTCACTGAGATGGTGAGATAAAGGCAGAGCCCATGATagctggagagagagacacacacagaatGATGGACAGAATTCTCCAGTTTACCAGGACTGTCACTCTACCAAGATAAGCTGTGGTCTATCCTGTGCTCTAGATAGGATTTTAGCACATTTATCTTTGGTTTAATTCAATTTACCAATAAACTTAAAAATTTCCAAACCTGAGTGGTGCTGTGACACCATGAGCCAGCTTGCAATgcatggagcagggagccagagcccagACGAACTCCAGCCCCAAGGGAAGGGAGCCAGTACTGTGGGGTGAGTCCAGGGTGGGCGTGGTCTCCAGCCTaaccctccttcccccaacccttCCCTCCACCATCGACTGGGATTACGAGTGTGGTGCTGAGGGTGGGTGCTCCTGCTGTGGGTGGTTGGTGTCCCCCTCACTATCTGCCTCTCACTGAGGTAAATAGGACTGTTTACACTTCATAGTTACTACTAAAGCTCTGCACAGAACCAGGCAGATGTCATTGTTTCTGTTACACACAGGTCACATTTCAAGGCTTTACTTACCATCAAAAAAGCTAAAAattcacctttttaaaaataagagctCAGATTTTGTAACACAAGGGCCTGCCTGGCAGGGATGTCAGTACACCAAAGTGTGTGTCTGTACCTGAAGGTGGGAGTGTGAAGCCCAGATCAAGGACATATACTTGCACTTTCTGATCGAATGACTGTGGTAAAAATAAGAGTGTAGCCAGGGCAGCATGAGTGATAGGCCGACTACCCTCCCTGAGTCTTGGGTGGGTACATGACTGGACTGGCTAGCCAATCCTACCAGCCCTACTGCCATGGCTATGCTCTAATTTTAACACGTCAAGTCAACCACAGCTGACGTGTATATTTCCTCAGCTAGGAATCAGACCCCCAACTCCAGCTGGAGATACACTCAGGTGGGTCATGAATCACTTCAGTGTGAGTCCAGTTAGTTTTGTAAACATGGTGAAGAAATGGCTTTACTGGCTACAATCGTCATTAACTTTTAAGATAGTGGATGCTCCTCCAGTCCTCATTCAGGCACACCCCTACTAAAGTCAGGGGAGTGCTGCTTGTGTCAGACCTTCAAAACTCATCACAAAGTTTCACAGCAAGGTGTTATGGGATGTGCTCCCCACAATGGCCCTACAAGAGCTGAGTTGGTTCAGGTGGATCCAATCAGCTAATTAGACTGCAAACGGGAGAGCTTTACACAACTAATTAGAGAGAAGCTCACATGTGAAGGATAGGTGGGCTTctccaaaaaagaaagaaaaaaaaaaacaggaaattgGAAGCAAAAAGTTTGCAGGAAGTAGTCTACAGTCATCCCCTGGAAAGACAGTGTGATGTATCTGGGGGCTATATAGAAGGA
It encodes the following:
- the OCIAD2 gene encoding OCIA domain-containing protein 2, whose product is MSSETAQSNVQAPSQQQSQESVLHCPIAGTHINSKEIERIRQECRSESFWYRGLPLSLGSMILTQGLIYNDLLPSNPRFGSLPKVALAGFFGFAVGTMSYIRVCQKKFKSIGVQPVPEHKRHCHHICKECGAKFESNGKENTKPLAS